In Aegilops tauschii subsp. strangulata cultivar AL8/78 chromosome 3, Aet v6.0, whole genome shotgun sequence, one genomic interval encodes:
- the LOC109748465 gene encoding LOW QUALITY PROTEIN: DNA (cytosine-5)-methyltransferase DRM2-like (The sequence of the model RefSeq protein was modified relative to this genomic sequence to represent the inferred CDS: substituted 2 bases at 2 genomic stop codons) encodes MGNDDEVAEVTWDHKGWTSDSDDSDKFEWKIYGEAEPSWAPALRNIDAPGPSTLGSNRWANEERSSIYLVKAYVGMGFPKKMVVKGIKEIGHSDGNALLELLLTYKVFAFVPRIKCXDQRCQMXALEDDDDLDFENPDGDDDAGDTETDSNGSSDEFLREMSEKDEKIKSLVDMGFSEDEANMAITRCGVDVDLWELVDSLGAPRITEDSHSRNISDHQVTDQCFDLFGGGKKARLMEESKKKRNRYGGRAQGNQPSLDGSHDEPMPLPNPMVGFNLPGYLQPSVTRILPKQDTGPPFFYYENVAQAPKGVWATISRFLYDIQPEFVDSKHLCATARKRGYIHNLPIENRSPLLPVPPKTIFEAFPHYKKWWPSWDLRTQLNCLRTNIASAKLTERIGRALASSDSPPARSVQKYVMNECRKGNLVWIGKNKVAPLEPEEMEYLLGFPKDHTRGLGITERYKSLGNTFQVDTVAYHLSVLKVMFPNGVNVLSLFTGIGGGEVALHRLGIHMKAVVSVEIGKANKRIFRGWWDQTQTGTLIEIDDVKSLTDDRIVSFVSRFGGFDLVIGGSPCNNLAGCNRYNRDGLEGEQSALFYHYFRILNAVKSAMARM; translated from the exons ATGGGCAACGACGATGAGGTCGCCGAGGTGACTTGGGACCACAAG GGATGGACAAGTGATAGCGATGATAGTGATAAGTTTGAGTGGAAAATTTATGGTGAGGCTGAACCCTCATGGGCTCCGGCCTTGAGGAATATAGATGCTCCAGGCCCGTCCACACTT GGTTCTAATCGGTGGGCCAACGAGGAAAGGTCATCTATTTATTTAGTCAAGGCATATGTTGGAATGGGTTTCCCAAAAAAGATGGTTGTGAAGGGCATCAAGGAGATTG GGCATAGTGATGGAAATGCATTGCTCGAGCTACTTCTCACATATAAGGTATTTGCCTTTGTGC CAAGGATCAAATGTTAGGATCAGCGATGTCAAATGTAGGCacttgaagatgatgatgatcttgatTTTGAGAATCCGGATGGCGATGACGATGCTGGTGATACAGAGACCGACTCTAATGGTTCTAGTGATGAG TTTCTACGGGAGATGTCAGAGAAGGACGAGAAGATCAAATCATTAGTAGACATGGGATTTTCTGAAGATGAAGCAAATATGGCTATTACAAGATGTG GTGTGGATGTTGATTTATGGGAATTAGTTGATTCGCTAGGTGCACCACGAATTACAGAAGATAGTCATTCCAGAAACATATCTGACCATCAG GTCACAGATCAATGCTTTGATTTATTTGGAGGGGGAAAGAAAGCAAGATTGATGGAAGAGAGCAAGAAAAAGAGGAACCGGTATGGAGGTAGAGCACAGGGAAATCAACCCTCCTTGGATGGTAGCCATGATGAACCAATGCCTCTCCCAAATCCAATGGTTGGCTTTAATTTGCCAGGTTATTTGCAACCATCAGTTACCCGAATACTTCCTAAACAAGATACTGGACCACCCTTTTTCTACTATGAAAATGTGGCCCAAGCTCCTAAAGGCGTATGGGCAACCATTTCAAGATTTCTTTATGACATTCAACCTGAGTTTGTGGATTCTAAGCATTTGTGTGCAACCGCAAGGAAAAGAGGCTACATCCATAATTTGCCAATTGAGAATAGATCACCCCTTCTTCCTGTGCCCCCAAAGACCATATTCGAGGCATTCCCTCATTACAAGAagtggtggccttcatgggacctgAGAACACAACTCAATTGCTTGCGAACAAATATCGCAAGTGCGAAGCTGACAGAACGGATCGGGCGTGCTCTTGCAAGCTCTGACAGTCCACCGGCTCGAAGTGTTCAAAAATATGTCATGAATGAGTGTAGAAAAGGGAATCTTGTCTGGATTGGAAAGAACAAGGTTGCTCCATTGGAGCCCGAAGAGATGGAATATCTACTCGGTTTCCCAAAGGATCACACAAGGGGACTCGGCATCACGGAGAGATACAAGTCTCTCGGCAACACATTTCAAGTTGATACAGTTGCTTACCACTTGTCAGTTTTGAAGGTCATGTTTCCCAATGGAGTTAATGTGTTGTCCTTATTCACCGGTATTGGAGGAGGAGAGGTAGCTTTGCACAGGCTGGGCATCCACATGAAGGCAGTGGTTTCTGTAGAGATAGGAAAAGCTAATAAGAGGATTTTTAGGGGTTGGTGGGATCAGACTCAGACAGGCACGCTCATTGAGATTGATGATGTGAAATCTCTTACTGATGATAGAATTGTATCATTTGTTAGTAGATTTGGCGGCTTCGACTTGGTGATTGGGGGCAGCCCATGTAACAATCTTGCCGGGTGCAACAGATACAACCGTGATGGCTTGGAGGGCGAGCAATCTGCTTTGTTCTACCACTACTTCAGAATCTTGAACGCGGTCAAGTCAGCTATGGCAAGGATGTAG